Proteins encoded in a region of the Mixophyes fleayi isolate aMixFle1 chromosome 5, aMixFle1.hap1, whole genome shotgun sequence genome:
- the CRH gene encoding corticoliberin has product MKFQLLVCTGILLVALLPCQECRAFSSKSSGSSAGVPPPLLSEYQPFLLRMGEEYFLRLGNLHKYSPSSFGASRLPGVASSNFARAVQQLQPAQWGSQPGLRAGILDGADSSPYTAQEEPTDRGKRAEEPPISLDLTFHLLREVLEMARAEQIAQQAHSNRKLMDIIGK; this is encoded by the coding sequence ATGAAGTTCCAGCTCTTGGTGTGTACGGGGATCCTCCTGGTCGCTCTCCTCCCCTGTCAGGAGTGTAGAGCTTTCAGCAGCAAGTCTTCGGGCTCTTCTGCCGGGGTCCCCCCGCCTCTCCTGTCTGAGTACCAGCCTTTTTTACTTCGTATGGGAGAAGAGTATTTCTTACGCCTGGGGAACCTCCACAAGTACTCCCCAAGCTCTTTTGGAGCCAGCCGTCTCCCAGGCGTCGCCTCCAGTAACTTTGCCAGGGCTGTCCAGCAGCTGCAGCCTGCACAGTGGGGCAGCCAGCCAGGGCTCAGAGCTGGGATCTTGGATGGAGCAGATTCCTCCCCATACACCGCTCAGGAAGAGCCCACGGACCGGGGAAAACGTGCAGAGGAGCCTCCGATCTCCCTGGATCTCACTTTCCATCTGCTCCGGGAAGTCTTGGAAATGGCCAGAGCCGAACAGATAGCCCAACAAGCCCACAGCAACAGGAAACTGATGGACATTATTGGGAAATAG